In Leptospira congkakensis, one DNA window encodes the following:
- a CDS encoding DUF2126 domain-containing protein, which produces MSIRVALSHITTYQYDKSIKLSPHVIRLRPAPHTKNHIVSYSLNILPEQKFLNWQQDPFGNYLARLVFPEKTNILQVAVDLVTDLKVINPFDFFVEEYAENFPFTYDKVLKKELAPYLKVKKPGKLLAPYLKTIDKTPRRTVEFLVALNAKIYSDVGYVIRMEPGIQTPEFTLSSRMGSCRDSAYLLVQILRNMGLAARFVSGYLIQLKADVKSLDGPSGAESDFTDLHAWAEVYIPGAGWVGLDPTSGLFTGEGHIPLAATPEPESAGPIYGFAEKAKAEFSFHMGVERVLETPRVTLPYQGEDWERIIRLGDSIDKRIRKNDIRLTIGGEPTFVSTENREAPEWNFDALGFEKYSKSEQLIKRLGKHFAPGGLLQYGQGKWYPGEPVPRWAMISYWRKDGEPIWNHPYLLADDRYTGSATTEDARRFISVLGSRLNIPSKSIHTAYEDNLYYLWQEANLPTETELMLDGLNTYDKMERERILRVIDSGIHREVGYTIPLDYDVFRSSWISDEWSFRRGKMFLIPGDSPIGLRLPLHSLGGKPYYPYPEDPSTPKPSLPKAKELGQSPFSSTNVSYSIGGIHTRTALCVEPRNGNIRVFLPPIQSLEGWLRLIYAIEQTALETDIPIVLEGYEAPHDPRLNRFKITPDPGVIEVNFHPSSSFGEIVEKTQVLYEEATQLRLTAEKFLIDGRHSGTGGGNHITLGGASVGDSPFLRKPSLLRSLVAYWQNHPGLSYLFSGMFIGPTSQSPRIDEARNDSLHELKIAFQQIDSNRHTPPWMLDRVLRNILIDITGNTHRTEISIDKLFDPGSPTGRLGLIEMRAFEMPPHYQMSVIQQAFMMAIICRFWEDPYYGSPINWNTELHDRFMLPYFVYRDFKEVIQDLQNSGFGFLSKDFDPFFEFRFPQYGICYLDGMEIELRMALEPWNVLGEENTAQGTSRGVDSATERVQVKVKGFHPERYRLSCNGYEVPLQPTSVQNEFVAGVRFKAWSPVFTLHPQIPAQQSLVFDVYDTWNHRALGGCTYHVSHPGGLSYQTIPINGYEAESRRISRFWTHGHKIGKSLPPIRLENKAFPSTLDLRMVTFK; this is translated from the coding sequence ATGAGCATACGAGTTGCACTGTCCCATATTACAACCTACCAATATGATAAGTCGATAAAATTATCACCTCATGTGATCCGGCTTAGGCCAGCTCCACATACCAAAAATCATATTGTTTCTTATTCTCTAAATATATTACCGGAACAAAAATTTCTTAACTGGCAACAAGATCCATTTGGGAATTATTTGGCTCGGTTGGTATTTCCAGAAAAAACCAATATCTTACAAGTAGCAGTTGATTTAGTAACTGATTTAAAGGTAATCAATCCCTTTGATTTTTTTGTAGAAGAGTATGCAGAGAACTTTCCTTTTACATACGATAAGGTATTAAAAAAAGAACTCGCTCCTTACTTAAAAGTTAAAAAACCCGGGAAGTTACTTGCCCCATACTTAAAAACAATCGATAAAACGCCGAGAAGAACTGTTGAATTTTTAGTTGCTTTGAATGCAAAAATTTACTCTGACGTTGGTTATGTGATCCGTATGGAACCAGGGATCCAAACTCCAGAATTCACTCTTTCTTCAAGAATGGGATCTTGTCGTGATTCTGCTTATTTACTTGTCCAAATTCTTAGAAATATGGGTCTTGCGGCAAGATTTGTATCTGGTTATTTGATCCAATTAAAAGCCGATGTAAAGTCTTTGGATGGACCTTCTGGTGCGGAATCTGATTTCACTGACCTACATGCCTGGGCAGAAGTTTATATTCCAGGTGCAGGTTGGGTGGGTCTTGATCCTACCTCTGGTCTTTTTACAGGAGAAGGGCATATCCCTTTGGCGGCCACACCGGAACCAGAATCAGCTGGTCCGATTTATGGTTTTGCAGAAAAAGCCAAAGCAGAGTTTTCCTTTCATATGGGAGTGGAACGTGTTTTAGAAACTCCAAGGGTCACCTTACCTTACCAAGGCGAAGATTGGGAACGAATCATTCGGTTGGGTGATTCGATTGATAAACGAATTCGAAAAAATGATATAAGACTTACGATTGGTGGAGAACCAACTTTTGTATCTACGGAGAATCGGGAAGCACCGGAATGGAATTTTGATGCCCTAGGTTTTGAAAAATATTCTAAATCAGAACAACTCATCAAACGGCTGGGGAAACATTTTGCTCCTGGCGGACTTTTACAATACGGCCAAGGGAAATGGTATCCAGGGGAACCTGTCCCTCGTTGGGCGATGATTTCTTATTGGCGTAAAGATGGTGAACCTATTTGGAACCATCCCTATTTACTTGCGGATGATCGTTATACAGGTTCAGCCACAACAGAAGATGCAAGAAGATTCATTAGTGTTCTCGGGAGCCGATTAAATATACCTTCCAAATCAATTCATACTGCTTATGAAGATAATTTATATTATCTTTGGCAAGAAGCAAATCTACCAACAGAAACCGAATTGATGTTAGATGGATTGAACACTTACGATAAAATGGAACGGGAACGTATTTTAAGAGTCATTGATTCTGGTATCCATCGCGAAGTCGGTTATACAATCCCACTGGATTATGATGTTTTCCGGTCATCTTGGATATCAGATGAATGGAGTTTTCGCCGAGGAAAAATGTTTTTAATTCCTGGTGATTCACCCATTGGGCTCAGGCTTCCCTTACACTCATTAGGTGGAAAACCATATTATCCTTATCCGGAAGATCCTTCGACTCCCAAACCTTCTTTACCAAAAGCAAAGGAATTGGGTCAATCTCCATTTTCATCAACAAACGTTAGTTATTCTATTGGAGGAATTCATACAAGGACAGCTCTATGTGTGGAACCTAGAAATGGAAACATTCGGGTGTTTTTACCACCAATCCAATCATTGGAAGGTTGGCTCCGTCTCATTTACGCTATTGAACAGACTGCTTTAGAAACCGATATACCGATTGTATTGGAAGGTTATGAAGCTCCTCATGATCCTAGACTCAATCGTTTTAAGATCACACCGGATCCTGGAGTGATTGAGGTCAATTTTCATCCATCTTCTTCTTTTGGAGAAATTGTTGAAAAAACGCAGGTTCTATATGAAGAAGCCACGCAACTACGATTGACTGCAGAAAAATTTTTGATTGATGGTCGTCATTCTGGTACTGGTGGTGGAAATCATATCACTCTCGGTGGTGCTTCTGTTGGTGATAGTCCATTTTTAAGAAAACCTTCGCTTTTACGAAGTTTGGTGGCATATTGGCAAAATCATCCAGGACTCTCTTATTTGTTTTCTGGAATGTTCATTGGCCCGACTTCTCAATCACCAAGAATTGATGAAGCTAGAAATGATTCCTTACACGAATTAAAAATTGCCTTCCAACAAATTGATTCTAATCGGCACACACCACCTTGGATGTTGGATCGAGTTTTAAGAAATATCTTAATTGATATTACTGGGAATACTCACCGAACAGAAATTTCGATTGATAAACTTTTTGATCCTGGTTCGCCTACCGGGCGTTTGGGGCTTATTGAAATGCGTGCGTTTGAAATGCCTCCTCATTACCAGATGAGTGTCATCCAACAAGCATTTATGATGGCAATCATTTGTCGATTTTGGGAAGATCCATACTATGGAAGTCCAATCAATTGGAATACGGAGTTACATGATCGTTTTATGTTGCCTTACTTTGTGTATCGTGACTTTAAGGAAGTGATCCAAGATTTGCAGAATAGTGGCTTTGGATTTTTATCAAAAGACTTTGATCCATTTTTTGAATTTAGATTTCCTCAATATGGAATTTGTTATTTGGATGGAATGGAAATTGAATTACGAATGGCTTTAGAACCTTGGAACGTACTTGGTGAAGAAAATACAGCACAAGGAACTTCAAGAGGAGTAGACTCTGCAACTGAACGAGTTCAAGTCAAAGTCAAAGGATTTCATCCAGAAAGATATCGTTTGAGTTGCAACGGGTACGAAGTTCCGCTACAACCTACATCTGTTCAAAATGAATTTGTTGCTGGAGTCAGGTTTAAGGCTTGGTCTCCTGTTTTTACTTTACACCCACAAATACCTGCGCAACAGTCTTTAGTGTTTGATGTTTATGATACTTGGAATCATAGAGCACTCGGAGGATGTACGTATCATGTATCCCATCCAGGAGGATTGTCTTACCAAACTATTCCTATTAATGGGTATGAAGCAGAATCCAGAAGGATCTCTCGTTTTTGGACTCATGGACATAAGATTGGAAAAAGCCTTCCACCAATTCGATTGGAAAATAAAGCCTTCCCATCAACATTGGATCTTAGGATGGTAACATTCAAGTAG